In Levilactobacillus yonginensis, a single genomic region encodes these proteins:
- a CDS encoding helix-turn-helix domain-containing protein, translated as MNDFDYKFPEVLKFIRNHTPYQGKKRLSLRKLSELSGVSTPYISQLEQFSQQRKPSMETVSKLATGLTVPTKANQSDMFKLLSSTAGYSKIDPRVALKITKTLPNVKFSDFLQLVLGYTGTINLDENNEERIANEAYKNWDNSELETVNELLYQYKLMRNNIHLEDCEDGNHKIMLDSKDLTKVENIVLLGAIKTIRELRNNGK; from the coding sequence ATGAACGACTTTGATTATAAATTCCCGGAAGTTTTAAAATTCATTCGTAATCACACACCTTATCAAGGCAAAAAAAGGCTATCCTTGAGAAAATTATCTGAACTTTCCGGCGTATCAACACCATACATTTCACAGCTAGAACAATTCAGCCAGCAAAGAAAGCCAAGTATGGAAACCGTATCAAAACTAGCAACTGGCTTAACAGTTCCTACAAAAGCTAACCAAAGTGACATGTTTAAGCTACTAAGTAGCACAGCCGGATATTCAAAGATTGATCCACGTGTCGCCCTGAAAATCACCAAAACATTACCTAACGTGAAATTTTCCGACTTTTTGCAACTCGTTTTAGGATATACAGGAACCATTAATTTAGATGAAAATAACGAGGAAAGGATTGCAAACGAAGCTTATAAAAACTGGGATAATTCAGAATTAGAAACAGTTAACGAATTGCTGTATCAATATAAATTAATGCGAAATAACATCCACTTAGAAGATTGCGAAGATGGGAATCATAAAATTATGCTAGATTCAAAAGATCTAACCAAAGTAGAAAATATTGTTTTACTTGGTGCAATAAAAACAATTCGAGAACTAAGAAACAATGGTAAATAA
- a CDS encoding helix-turn-helix domain-containing protein → MKCKIKNSKLAKESIALQGLTQSKMSDITGISESFLSQVLNGKRTCTGPTAMKIAVALNSDVKTQFDAFV, encoded by the coding sequence TTGAAGTGCAAGATTAAAAATTCCAAACTAGCAAAAGAAAGCATTGCTTTACAGGGCCTAACCCAATCCAAAATGTCTGATATTACGGGGATTAGCGAGTCATTTTTATCTCAGGTATTAAACGGAAAAAGGACTTGCACGGGGCCAACAGCTATGAAAATAGCTGTTGCGTTAAATAGCGATGTGAAGACACAATTTGATGCTTTTGTCTGA